In Bacillus sp. Marseille-Q1617, a genomic segment contains:
- a CDS encoding IS110 family transposase, whose translation MKNTTKFIGLDVSKEKISVAIADVGREAPRYYGMIPHTAEALRSLVKKLGQSENLYMCYEAGPTGYPLYRLLTSMGVHCDIIAPSLIPQKPGERVKTDKRDAIRLAQLYRAGELTTIHVPSEEGEALRDLVRCREDAKEDELRARHRLTKFLMRHEIRPPDGVNRWTIKYYRWLDTLKFEYSSARVVFQEYYHQLKELQQRVIRLEEEIREQSTKNVHAPMIQAFQSLRGIALITATSLVAEVACFQRFQTAPQFMAYAGLIPSEYSSGERRHQGQITKAGNRHLRKLLIEAAWSYRYSPAVKGDLKKRQQGSPLTVKEISWKAQNRLHKKYYRLVSKGKEKNKAITAVARELAGFIWAISKKSNRFISKSFVSSDLVFLVYSFAQTKRR comes from the coding sequence ATGAAGAATACCACAAAATTTATTGGTTTAGACGTATCTAAAGAAAAAATTTCAGTTGCCATCGCAGATGTAGGACGTGAAGCTCCAAGGTACTATGGCATGATTCCTCATACTGCTGAAGCCCTCCGGTCTCTCGTGAAAAAGCTTGGTCAATCTGAAAACCTGTACATGTGTTATGAAGCTGGACCAACAGGCTATCCACTCTATCGCTTACTGACTTCAATGGGTGTGCATTGTGATATTATTGCGCCATCACTCATTCCTCAAAAGCCTGGGGAGCGTGTGAAAACAGATAAAAGAGACGCCATCCGACTCGCTCAGCTCTATAGAGCTGGTGAGTTAACAACGATCCATGTGCCTTCAGAAGAAGGTGAAGCACTGCGTGATCTGGTTCGCTGCCGTGAAGATGCAAAAGAAGATGAGCTGCGTGCCAGACACCGGCTGACTAAATTCCTGATGCGTCACGAAATCCGGCCACCCGATGGTGTGAATCGTTGGACAATTAAATACTACAGGTGGCTTGATACACTGAAGTTCGAGTATTCATCTGCGCGTGTTGTATTTCAGGAATACTATCATCAACTCAAAGAGCTTCAACAGCGGGTGATTAGACTTGAAGAAGAGATTCGCGAACAGTCCACAAAAAATGTGCACGCACCGATGATCCAGGCTTTTCAATCACTACGGGGCATCGCACTGATTACGGCGACCAGCCTTGTCGCAGAAGTAGCGTGTTTCCAACGCTTTCAGACGGCGCCTCAATTTATGGCTTACGCCGGATTGATTCCGAGTGAGTACTCAAGTGGTGAACGCAGACACCAGGGGCAAATCACAAAAGCCGGTAACCGACATTTGAGAAAACTGTTAATTGAAGCTGCCTGGAGTTACCGATATTCACCTGCCGTTAAAGGTGATTTAAAAAAGCGTCAACAAGGAAGTCCGCTTACTGTGAAGGAAATCTCCTGGAAAGCGCAAAACAGACTCCATAAAAAATATTACCGATTGGTTTCTAAAGGGAAAGAAAAAAATAAAGCCATTACCGCTGTCGCCAGGGAACTAGCTGGGTTTATTTGGGCGATTTCCAAGAAATCAAACCGATTCATCAGTAAATCCTTTGTTTCAAGTGATCTAGTGTTCCTTGTATACAGTTTTGCCCAAACGAAACGAAGATGA
- the ccpA gene encoding catabolite control protein A, with product MNITIYDVAREANVSMATVSRVVNGNPNVKPATRKKVLEVIDRLGYRPNAVARGLASKKTTTVGVIIPDISNIFYAELARGIEDIATMYKYNIILSNSDQNSEKELHLLNTMLGKQVDGILFMGGHITEEHVQEFERSPVPIVLAGAVEETNTVPSVNIDYKAATYDAVKELLDKGHKQIGFVSGPFHDTINMKFKLEGYREALASAGVEFSDDLVVEGEYTYDSGLEAWQKFSELDDKPTAIFVGNDETALGVVHGAQDSGVTIPEDVEIISFDNTRLALMVRPQLTSVVQPLYDIGAVAMRLLTKYMNKETVEEETVVLPHRIEHRRSTK from the coding sequence ATGAATATAACAATATACGATGTAGCGCGGGAAGCCAATGTATCGATGGCCACTGTATCACGTGTAGTAAACGGAAATCCGAACGTAAAACCGGCAACAAGAAAGAAAGTACTAGAGGTCATCGACCGCTTGGGCTACCGTCCCAATGCAGTAGCAAGAGGACTCGCGAGTAAAAAGACGACAACAGTCGGAGTCATCATCCCGGATATTTCAAATATCTTTTATGCTGAATTGGCACGCGGGATCGAGGATATTGCAACTATGTACAAATACAATATCATCTTGAGCAACTCGGATCAAAACTCTGAAAAGGAACTTCATTTGTTGAACACGATGCTTGGAAAACAAGTGGATGGCATCCTGTTCATGGGGGGACATATCACGGAAGAGCATGTTCAGGAGTTCGAACGTTCCCCGGTTCCGATTGTCCTTGCAGGTGCAGTGGAAGAAACCAATACAGTTCCATCCGTAAACATTGACTATAAGGCTGCAACGTACGACGCAGTGAAAGAACTGCTTGATAAAGGACACAAACAAATAGGATTTGTAAGTGGCCCTTTCCACGATACGATCAATATGAAGTTCAAGCTGGAGGGATATAGAGAAGCATTAGCTTCTGCAGGAGTGGAATTCAGCGATGACCTTGTGGTGGAAGGCGAGTACACATATGATTCCGGCCTTGAAGCATGGCAGAAATTCTCGGAGCTGGATGATAAACCGACAGCGATTTTCGTGGGGAACGATGAAACGGCCCTTGGCGTAGTGCACGGAGCGCAGGACAGTGGTGTCACGATCCCTGAGGATGTGGAGATCATCAGCTTTGATAATACAAGGCTTGCTCTCATGGTGAGACCTCAACTGACCTCAGTCGTTCAGCCGCTTTATGACATCGGTGCTGTGGCGATGAGACTTTTGACGAAATACATGAATAAAGAAACGGTTGAAGAAGAAACGGTTGTATTACCTCACCGCATTGAACATAGACGCTCAACAAAATAA
- a CDS encoding acetoin utilization protein AcuC translates to MMKDAVFIYSDELLGYRFNDQHPFNQTRLTLTMDLLKEVQALHPGEIIPARMATDEELFLNHDPNYVNAVKRASTGQLPPEQAEGYGIGTEDTPMFDGMHQASAYLVGGTLTAVDYVMTGKAKHALHLGGGLHHGFKGKASGFCIYNDSSVAIRYLQEKYNARVLYVDTDAHHGDGVQWSFYDDPDVCTLSIHETGRYLFPGTGNINERGHGKGYGFSFNIPLDAFTEDESWLEAYETSFREVVEFFKPDVILTQNGADAHYYDPLTHLSATMNIYKEIPRIAHELAEKYCNGKWIAVGGGGYDIWRVVPRAWSLIWLEMTGRVDASGALPPAWIERWKSKAGVPLPTEWTDAPDIYPAIPRKGEITEKNRHTLEKALYPIRQQLRQKPGS, encoded by the coding sequence ATGATGAAAGATGCAGTATTTATTTATTCCGACGAACTTCTCGGGTACCGTTTCAATGATCAGCATCCTTTCAACCAGACCAGATTGACGCTGACTATGGATTTATTGAAGGAAGTCCAGGCCCTCCATCCGGGGGAGATCATCCCGGCAAGAATGGCAACGGATGAAGAGTTATTTCTCAATCACGACCCCAACTATGTAAACGCTGTCAAGAGAGCAAGTACTGGCCAGCTCCCTCCTGAACAGGCAGAAGGTTACGGAATCGGTACTGAAGATACACCGATGTTCGATGGGATGCACCAAGCAAGCGCCTATCTGGTCGGAGGGACGCTTACAGCAGTTGATTACGTGATGACCGGAAAAGCGAAACATGCGCTTCACCTCGGCGGCGGGCTTCATCACGGCTTTAAGGGTAAGGCTTCCGGCTTCTGTATATACAATGACAGTTCTGTTGCCATCCGGTATTTACAAGAAAAATATAATGCCAGAGTGCTGTATGTCGACACGGATGCCCATCACGGGGATGGTGTTCAGTGGTCTTTTTATGACGATCCCGATGTCTGTACATTGTCCATCCACGAAACCGGCAGATACTTGTTCCCCGGCACAGGCAACATCAATGAACGCGGCCATGGGAAAGGGTACGGATTTTCATTCAATATCCCGTTGGATGCATTCACAGAGGATGAATCCTGGCTCGAAGCATATGAAACAAGCTTCCGGGAGGTTGTTGAATTCTTCAAACCCGATGTCATCCTGACTCAGAATGGTGCAGATGCCCATTACTATGACCCATTGACACATCTGTCTGCCACGATGAACATTTACAAGGAAATTCCCCGCATCGCCCACGAACTGGCTGAGAAGTACTGCAACGGCAAATGGATTGCGGTAGGCGGCGGCGGATATGATATTTGGCGGGTCGTCCCGAGAGCCTGGTCCTTGATCTGGCTGGAGATGACCGGACGGGTGGATGCATCCGGCGCCCTCCCGCCGGCTTGGATTGAACGGTGGAAAAGTAAAGCAGGAGTTCCACTGCCCACTGAATGGACCGACGCTCCAGACATTTATCCAGCCATACCGCGGAAAGGCGAAATCACTGAAAAAAATAGACATACCCTTGAAAAAGCCCTCTATCCCATCCGCCAGCAGCTTAGGCAGAAACCCGGAAGTTGA
- the motP gene encoding flagellar motor protein MotP, translating into MKKIDVLTPIGVVAGFLFVAFAIISNSGLSGFGSFVDLPSIFIVIGGLIAAMLVSFSIKELKTLGKVMRESFRDEDYDTHGLIRTFIMLSEKARREGLLALEAEVEEIEDPFLRKGVLLAVDGIETDVMTDIMEAEIIALEERHRKSRSLLDKAGEYAPAWGMIGTLIGLVLMLKNLNDPSSLGPNMAIALLTTLYGSLLANLVFIPMASKLAMRTEKEVFMKQIIIEGVVGIQSGQNPRILEEKLKVFLSHDELLRYAQRQQEGAALDEA; encoded by the coding sequence ATGAAGAAGATTGATGTTCTTACGCCTATCGGAGTGGTCGCAGGCTTTCTTTTTGTAGCGTTTGCGATCATTTCAAACTCAGGGCTTTCAGGGTTTGGTTCATTTGTGGACCTTCCCTCTATTTTTATTGTCATCGGCGGTTTGATTGCTGCCATGCTGGTGAGCTTCTCAATCAAAGAACTTAAAACTCTGGGGAAAGTCATGCGTGAATCCTTCCGGGACGAGGATTATGACACCCATGGGTTGATCCGCACCTTCATCATGCTTTCTGAAAAAGCCAGGAGAGAGGGTCTTCTGGCTTTAGAAGCGGAAGTGGAAGAAATTGAGGACCCTTTCTTACGAAAAGGGGTCCTTTTAGCTGTTGATGGGATCGAAACTGATGTCATGACAGATATTATGGAAGCTGAAATCATTGCTCTTGAAGAGCGTCACCGCAAGAGCAGAAGCTTGTTGGACAAGGCAGGGGAATATGCACCTGCGTGGGGAATGATCGGAACCCTGATTGGCCTTGTCCTGATGCTTAAGAACCTGAATGATCCATCTTCATTAGGGCCCAATATGGCCATTGCGCTTCTGACGACCTTGTATGGATCACTTCTTGCCAATCTTGTATTTATCCCCATGGCATCTAAGTTAGCCATGCGTACGGAAAAAGAAGTGTTCATGAAGCAAATCATCATCGAAGGAGTAGTGGGGATCCAATCAGGACAGAATCCGAGAATACTTGAAGAAAAGCTCAAAGTCTTTCTGTCACACGACGAACTGCTGAGATATGCCCAAAGGCAGCAGGAGGGGGCAGCCCTTGATGAGGCGTAG
- the motS gene encoding flagellar motor protein MotS yields the protein MRRRRKPIEPRANAPRWMVTFSDLITLILVFFILLFSMSQIDIVKFRAIADSFQQKQILEFYPSVIPFEKPSSEPEIEMDADQRDTRAEREKDLQELLTEIQAYLKENELSDIVVATRTERGVVLVLQEQALFASGEAAILETSYPFLNKVGNLLSQIPNFVKVEGHTDNRPISTYQFPSNWELSSARASAVIRYLIQAENLDPKRFIAVGYGDTRPIAPNDTSDNLQKNRRVEIIVSDPAYEEES from the coding sequence ATGAGGCGTAGAAGAAAACCGATTGAGCCGAGAGCGAATGCTCCGCGATGGATGGTGACCTTTTCGGATTTGATCACTCTTATTCTCGTTTTCTTTATTCTGCTTTTTTCAATGTCGCAGATTGATATAGTAAAATTCCGCGCCATTGCCGATTCATTTCAACAGAAGCAGATTCTTGAATTCTACCCATCTGTCATCCCATTTGAAAAGCCGTCAAGCGAGCCTGAAATAGAAATGGACGCTGATCAAAGGGACACAAGGGCAGAGCGGGAGAAAGACTTGCAGGAATTACTGACAGAAATCCAAGCTTACTTAAAAGAAAACGAATTGAGTGACATCGTGGTTGCGACAAGAACGGAAAGAGGAGTCGTCCTTGTCCTGCAGGAACAGGCACTCTTTGCCTCTGGCGAAGCAGCGATCCTTGAAACATCCTATCCGTTTTTAAATAAAGTGGGAAATCTGCTGTCTCAAATCCCCAACTTTGTAAAAGTGGAAGGGCATACGGACAACAGGCCGATTTCTACATATCAATTTCCTTCTAACTGGGAACTCTCTTCGGCACGTGCCAGTGCTGTGATCCGATACTTGATCCAGGCTGAAAACCTGGACCCAAAACGATTCATCGCAGTAGGCTACGGTGATACGCGTCCGATTGCGCCGAATGATACATCTGATAATTTGCAAAAGAATAGAAGAGTGGAGATCATCGTCAGCGACCCTGCTTATGAAGAAGAATCGTAG